In Spiroplasma sp. SV19, one DNA window encodes the following:
- the dnaK gene encoding molecular chaperone DnaK: MSKIIGIDLGTTNSCVAVMEGNEFKVLENPEGQRTTPSVVSFKNDEIIVGDAAKRQAVTNPNTISSIKRKMGTADKVHVNSKDYSPEQISAEILRYLKSYAEKKLGQKVSKAVITVPAYFNDAQRQATKDAGKIAGLDVERIINEPTAAALAYGIDKVDKEQKVLVYDLGGGTFDVSILDLADGTFEVLSTAGDNHLGGDDFDEVIIKWMVEEFKKENGIDLKTDKMAMQRLKEEAEKAKKNLSSQLQTEIAAPFITARDGNPLHLNLTLTRAKFDEMTKSLVDRTVEPVRKALADAKLKASELDQVLLVGGSTRIPAVQEVIKRELGKEPNRTINPDEVVAIGAAIQGGVLAGDVKDVLLLDVTPLSLGIETLGGVSTVLIPRNTTIPTSKAQVFSTAADNQPAVDIHVLQGERKMAADNKTLGRFQLSGIDPAPKGMPQIEVKFSIDANGIVSVAAKDLKTNKEQSVTITNGGGLTEEEIQRMVDEAEKNKDKDEQKLKNIELRNKAESYLAVINQALETNKDKMDAEQLKTSEDMVKEIKELLDKEDYAGLEAKMAGLEQAMAEASKHMNNQQSEQSDQSEPEITEDDEKKDK; encoded by the coding sequence ATGTCAAAAATTATTGGAATTGATTTAGGAACAACAAACTCATGTGTTGCTGTAATGGAGGGCAATGAATTTAAAGTTTTAGAAAACCCAGAAGGGCAACGTACAACACCATCAGTTGTTTCGTTTAAAAATGATGAAATTATAGTCGGAGATGCTGCGAAACGACAAGCAGTAACTAACCCAAACACAATTAGTTCAATTAAAAGAAAAATGGGAACAGCTGATAAAGTACATGTTAATAGCAAAGATTATAGTCCCGAACAAATTTCAGCTGAAATTTTACGTTATTTAAAAAGTTATGCTGAAAAAAAATTAGGACAAAAAGTATCAAAAGCAGTTATTACTGTTCCAGCATACTTTAATGATGCGCAACGGCAAGCAACAAAAGATGCCGGGAAAATTGCGGGATTAGATGTTGAACGAATTATTAATGAACCAACCGCAGCGGCATTAGCTTATGGAATTGATAAAGTTGACAAAGAACAAAAAGTCTTAGTTTATGATTTAGGGGGAGGAACATTTGACGTTTCAATCTTAGATTTAGCCGATGGGACATTTGAAGTTTTATCAACTGCTGGGGATAACCATTTAGGAGGAGATGACTTTGATGAAGTCATTATTAAATGAATGGTTGAAGAATTTAAAAAAGAAAATGGAATTGATTTAAAAACAGATAAAATGGCAATGCAACGTTTAAAAGAAGAAGCAGAAAAAGCAAAGAAAAATCTATCTTCACAATTACAAACGGAAATTGCAGCGCCATTTATTACTGCTCGTGATGGTAATCCATTGCATTTAAATTTAACTTTAACAAGAGCAAAATTTGATGAAATGACAAAAAGTTTGGTTGACCGTACAGTTGAACCTGTTCGCAAAGCGTTGGCAGATGCTAAGTTAAAAGCTAGTGAGTTAGACCAAGTATTACTAGTTGGAGGAAGTACAAGAATTCCAGCGGTACAAGAAGTTATTAAACGTGAATTAGGAAAAGAACCAAACCGTACTATTAATCCGGATGAAGTTGTTGCGATTGGTGCGGCAATTCAAGGGGGAGTTTTAGCTGGGGATGTAAAAGATGTTTTACTACTAGATGTAACACCACTATCATTAGGAATTGAAACATTAGGGGGAGTTTCAACGGTCTTAATTCCGCGAAATACAACAATTCCAACTTCAAAAGCACAAGTGTTTTCAACTGCTGCTGATAACCAACCAGCGGTTGACATTCATGTTTTACAAGGAGAACGTAAAATGGCGGCGGATAATAAAACATTGGGTCGTTTCCAATTATCAGGAATTGATCCAGCGCCAAAAGGAATGCCTCAAATTGAAGTTAAGTTTTCAATTGATGCTAACGGAATTGTGTCGGTAGCAGCAAAAGATTTAAAAACGAACAAAGAACAATCTGTTACTATTACTAATGGTGGTGGTTTAACAGAAGAAGAAATTCAACGTATGGTTGATGAAGCTGAAAAAAATAAAGATAAAGATGAACAAAAATTAAAAAACATTGAATTACGAAATAAGGCTGAATCATATCTTGCCGTAATTAATCAAGCATTAGAAACTAACAAGGATAAAATGGATGCCGAACAATTAAAAACATCAGAAGATATGGTTAAAGAAATTAAAGAGTTATTAGACAAAGAAGATTATGCTGGATTAGAAGCAAAAATGGCAGGGCTTGAACAAGCAATGGCAGAGGCTTCAAAACATATGAATAATCAACAATCTGAGCAATCGGATCAATCTGAACCAGAAATTACTGAAGATGATGAAAAGAAAGATAAATAA
- the dnaJ gene encoding molecular chaperone DnaJ: protein MGKRDYYDVLGVKRDATDDEIKRAFRQLAKKYHPDVSKEKDAEAKFKEINEAYEVLSDPNKRQNYDQFGHAANDPNGFGGFGGFSQGFSSNGGFEDIFSGGFGDIFENFFGGSAKKRRGFSNQPIKGENVAAHVTVTLKEQMFGKTVKLDLNVDKTCEACDGTGAKDPKKDIHTCTTCDGYGYVNIEQRSLFGIIQSQQPCPDCKGRGKVITSKCPKCKGQGHYRGKEIVEIELPKSIYENQQLRIREKGNYGLNNGPRGDIYLEISVKPNKYFKRINDNLHLDLPVSYLDALLGAEIKVPTFDGDVHLKLPANTKTNSVFSIPNHGFFKSPTSNKRGDLIVNVIVTIPTKLSAEEKAKIQELKDISSFQITDNFYENL, encoded by the coding sequence ATGGGGAAACGAGACTATTATGATGTATTAGGTGTCAAGCGAGATGCAACTGATGATGAAATTAAGCGTGCATTTCGCCAACTAGCGAAAAAATACCACCCAGATGTTTCAAAAGAAAAGGATGCTGAGGCGAAATTCAAAGAAATTAATGAAGCTTACGAAGTATTATCTGATCCTAATAAACGTCAAAACTATGATCAGTTTGGTCATGCTGCAAATGATCCAAATGGTTTTGGTGGTTTTGGTGGCTTTAGTCAAGGTTTTAGTAGTAATGGTGGTTTTGAAGATATTTTTTCTGGTGGTTTTGGTGATATTTTTGAAAACTTTTTTGGTGGTAGCGCTAAAAAACGGCGTGGTTTTAGTAACCAACCAATTAAAGGAGAAAATGTTGCCGCACATGTTACAGTTACTTTAAAAGAACAAATGTTTGGAAAAACAGTGAAACTTGATTTGAATGTTGATAAGACTTGTGAAGCGTGTGATGGAACAGGGGCAAAAGATCCCAAAAAAGATATTCATACTTGTACAACTTGTGATGGATATGGATATGTTAACATTGAACAACGTAGTTTATTTGGCATAATTCAATCACAACAACCTTGTCCTGATTGTAAGGGGCGTGGAAAAGTTATCACAAGTAAATGTCCAAAATGTAAGGGTCAAGGCCATTATCGTGGCAAAGAAATCGTTGAAATTGAATTGCCAAAATCAATTTATGAGAACCAACAATTACGGATTCGTGAAAAGGGCAATTATGGTTTAAATAATGGCCCGCGGGGAGATATTTATTTAGAAATTTCAGTTAAACCAAATAAATACTTTAAACGAATTAATGATAATTTGCATTTAGATTTACCAGTTTCTTATTTAGATGCCTTATTGGGAGCTGAAATTAAAGTGCCAACTTTTGATGGTGATGTTCATTTGAAATTACCAGCAAACACAAAAACAAACAGTGTTTTTAGTATTCCAAACCATGGATTTTTTAAAAGCCCAACATCCAATAAACGGGGTGATTTAATTGTCAATGTTATCGTTACAATCCCTACTAAATTATCGGCAGAAGAAAAAGCCAAAATACAGGAATTAAAAGATATTAGTTCATTTCAAATTACCGATAATTTCTATGAAAATTTATAA
- a CDS encoding rhodanese-like domain-containing protein, with protein MKQQSVYIDNPTFETLKDQAYLLDVRTNVEFKTLHQMPNSTNVYIFDLLQNPAYYLPDKDQLIITLCNGGNRSSEAALELRELGYSNVYVLSTGIYGYYRWKEHENKK; from the coding sequence ATGAAACAGCAATCAGTCTATATTGATAATCCAACCTTTGAAACATTAAAAGATCAAGCCTACTTGTTAGATGTCCGAACTAATGTTGAATTTAAAACTTTGCATCAAATGCCAAATTCAACAAATGTTTATATCTTTGATTTATTACAAAACCCCGCTTATTATTTACCAGATAAAGACCAGTTAATTATTACCTTGTGCAATGGTGGTAATCGTAGTAGTGAAGCAGCATTAGAATTACGAGAACTTGGTTATTCTAATGTGTATGTTTTATCAACTGGCATTTATGGTTATTATCGTTGAAAAGAGCACGAAAATAAAAAATAA